From a region of the Daphnia magna isolate NIES linkage group LG1, ASM2063170v1.1, whole genome shotgun sequence genome:
- the LOC116936063 gene encoding PITH domain-containing protein GA19395 produces MEHNHAHGHHCECGQETKTENLAELYNLYSKIDMENLECLNEAVENSVKSVFRPWDQRLDSTKFVESDADEELLFNIPFTGNVKLKGLIIIGGEGGTHPSLVRLFKNRPHMTFDEAASQPDQELNLVEDFEGTIEYATKIVKFSSVYHLTLHFPKNYGSETSKIQFIGLKGDWSEGHRHGVTLCTYEATPSMADHKDKVLQTTNLNI; encoded by the exons ATGGAACACAATCACGCACACGGTCATCATTGTGAGTGTGGCCAAGAAaccaaaactgaaaatttgGCCGAACTATATAACTTGTATTCCAAGATCGACATGGAAAATCTAGAGTGTTTAAATGAAGCTGTAGAAAATTCAGTGAAAAGTGTTTTTCGGCCTTGGGACCAACGTCTAGATAGCACCAAG TTTGTTGAAAGTGATGCAGATGAAGAGCTATTGTTCAACATTCC ATTTACAGGTAATGTGAAGTTGAAGGGATTGATCATTATAGGGGGAGAAGGAGGAACACACCCATCATTGGTACGCTT ATTCAAGAATCGACCTCATATGACTTTTGATGAGGCAGCCAGCCAACCAGATCAGGAGTTAAACCTTGTTGAAGACTTTGAAGGAACCATAGAATATGCTACCAA GATAGTGAAATTTTCTTCTGTCTACCATTTGACACTGCATTTTCCTAAAAACTATGGTTctgaaacatcaaaaattCAGTTCATTGGCTTGAAAGGAGATTGGTCAGAAGGCCATAGACACGGTGTTACTCTGTGCACCTACGAAGCCACCCCATCTATGGCGGATCACAAAGACAAAGTGTTACAGACTACCAATTTGAATATATGA
- the LOC123469363 gene encoding glutathione S-transferase kappa 1-like produces the protein MAALIRTKVELFYDVVSPYSWFGFEALCRYRPHWKMDLVLRPFFLGGVMNETGNRPPMMVPSKGLYMQKDLLRNAAYFGVPLKLIEDPFHVMIEKGTIKAQRFLTAIGDKHPEHLEGVSRELWKRIWSRGEDIVEDENLHLAAKAANMEDVHVQECLKLMNDSSVKLALKKSTEDAIEYGAFGAPTIIVHSQGHPEIFFGSDRFPLIAQIMNEEWKGPAPGTKNLL, from the exons ATGGCAGCATTGATACGTACAAAAGTTGAGTTGTTTTATGATGTTGTGTCCCCATACAGTTGGTTTGGGTTTGAG GCACTATGTCGGTATCGCCCTCATTGGAAAATGGATCTAGTTCTTCGACCATTTTTTCTTGGGGGTGTGATGAATGAAACTGGAAACAGACCCCCAATGATGGTTCCATCAAAAGGCTTGTATATGCAAAAGGATCTTCTGAGAAATGCTGCTTATTTTGGAGTTCCATTAAAATTAATTGAG GATCCTTTTCATGTTATGATTGAGAAGGGAACCATAAAGGCCCAAAGATTTTTGACAGCCATTGGTGATAAACATCCTGAGCATCTTGAAGGTGTTTCACGTGAACTATGGAAAAGGATATGGTCTAGG GGAGAAGACATTGTTGAAGATGAAAATTTACATCTTGCAGCAAAGGCTGCAAACATGGAAGATGTTCATGTACAAGAATGTTTGAAATTGATGAATGATTCTAGTGTCAAGTTGGCTCTAAAGAAATCCACAGAGGATGCTATTGAATATGGG GCTTTTGGTGCTCCTACCATTATTGTTCATTCGCAAGGCCACCCAGAAATATTTTTCGGATCAGACCGCTTTCCTTTAATTGCTCAAATTATGAATGAAGAATGGAAAGGGCCTGCTCCAGGAACGAAAAATTTACTTTGA
- the LOC116934985 gene encoding uncharacterized protein LOC116934985 isoform X2: MSDIDLEVILDRSDGEVECFLDVDNEVFFGPVTETEIEVMKPLPRKTLHPCEIAQLSKRGMTFHEWEDFKDQVQRNEMNDKAINEVYGLDPDTTEESFTSCCTSSGDVAKQLSCDIINVNNISVKSLCGPSIAPSLDNLSDSSINQKDDSSLLESSPDQSHVESVHESIIDRSQLEVSDVGELNDTWEIQERMLALAERLERGEDIPELGICHHSSGVVEYTARGSKSLKENKLKASPLDNQLHEASENEGGNVNIKVQDLEECKNRKSDLEHYVAENSAALTQYPAMKLTMEERKTKSVEALAEEMDCLFLAESILETPTKKDAQTAEMCHRPSPSRAKLETPMKTPSVYGIKCQSTAFQHGSVKKAATTQNTVPKNALVASSPVGMYIRSLPEPILIENVRSAQKKKQIQSIPMIKPVPVAVKNKEGRWSVAKTPRSSSVSSKENCVQESDFVPVLPCVLHEAAASLINEQPMPSPRTMPGTRGKIGKLMERGPTPTVMKHNGRIQISRNTATSAKIIHSPMSARCVEPSNSLMEVSVLEAVGGKNFALRTQPLYLVVNN; this comes from the exons atgtccGACATAGATTTGGAAGTCATACTCGATAGATCTGACGGTGAAGTTGAATGCTTTTTGGATGTAGATAATGAAGTGTTTTTTGGTCCTGTTACTGAAACGGAGATAGAAGTTATGAAGCCTTTACCACGAAAAACTCTTCATCCATG TGAAATTGCACAACTATCAAAGAGAGGCATGACTTTCCACGAGTGGGAAGACTTCAAAGATCAAGttcaaagaaatgaaatgaatgaCAAAGCTATTAATGAAGTTTATGGTCTTGATCCTGATACTACAGAAGAGTCATTTACAAGTTGCTGCACATCAAGTGGAGATGTGGCAAAACAACTTTCATGTGACATAATAAATGTCAATAATATATCTGTTAAATCATTATGTGGACCAAGTATAGCACCCAGTTTGGATAATTTGTCTGACTCAAGCATAAACCAAAAAGATGATTCATCTCTATTAGAGTCAAGCCCTGACCAATCTCATGTTGAGTCTGTGCATGAATCAATCATAGACAGGAGTCAGCTGGAAGTTTCTGATGTTGGTGAGCTAAATGACACATGGGAAATCCAAGAAAGGATGCTTGCATTAGCTGAAAGGCTGGAAAGAGGAGAAGATATTCCTGAATTAG gtaTTTGTCATCACTCTTCAGGAGTTGTGGAGTACACAGCAAG AGGCAGCAAGTCTCtgaaggaaaacaaattgaaGGCGTCTCCGCTCGACAACCAGCTCCATGAAGCCAG TGAAAACGAAGGCGGAAATGTTAACATTAAAGTTCAGGATTTAGAGGAGTGTAAAAACAGGAAAAGCGATCTTGAACATTATGTTGCAGAAAATAGTGCTGCTCTAACTCAATATCCAGCCATGAAATTAACCATGGAAGaacgaaaaacgaaatctgTAGAAGCCCTGGCCGAAGAAATGGATTGTCTATTTTTGGCCGAAAGTATTCTAGAAACACCAACCAAGAAGGACGCGCAAACAGCTGAAATGTGCCACAGGCCTTCTCCCTCTCGGGCTAAACTTGAAACCCCTATGAAGACACCATCAGTTTATGGCATAAAATGTCAATCAACTGCTTTTCAGCACGGAAGCGTTAAGAAAGCTGCGACGACGCAAAACACGGTGCCAAAAAATGCATTAGTTGCTTCAAGTCCCGTTGGAATGTACATCCGCAGTTTGCCAGAGCCCATCTTGATTGAAAATGTCCGTTCGGcgcagaaaaaaaagcaaatacAGAGTATACCCATGATTAAGCCAGTTCCAGTCGCCGTTAAGAATAAAGAGGGACGTTGGAGTGTAGCTAAAACGCCACGAAGCAGCAGTGTTTCGTCAAAAGAGAACTGCGTTCAAGAAAGCGATTTCGTACCAGTCCTTCCATGTGTTCTACACGAAGCTGCTGCTAGCCTG ATCAACGAGCAGCCTATGCCTTCTCCTCGTACGATGCCTGGAACCAGGGGCAAAATAGGAAAACTAATGGAAAGAGGACCTACACCAACAGTTATGAAACATAATGGTCGAATTCAAATCTCCCGAAACACTGCCACGTCAGCTAAAATAATTCATTCACCGATGTCAGCAAGATGCG TTGAACCGTCGAATTCTCTTATGGAAGTTTCCGTCCTCGAGGCTGTTGGAGGGAAAAATTTTGCACTCCGAACACAACCACTATATCTGGTCGTAAATAATTAA
- the LOC116935627 gene encoding carbonic anhydrase 1: MVWTVGDWCICVPESIELLSQSVQKFCGCGPHSYTAKHFLHAPGHRQSPIDIHTDEVRLDPRLNIKRLTWTYPKETIELHNTGYCWKANVPSEGATLSGGPLSHEYQLAQYHCHWGENDHVGSEHLVNGQSYGAEIHFVNWNTKYGSFNEALKYGDGLAVLGVFLKVGKENPELNKLCELTCDIKHKEECVPFKNTLDPNKLLPEKGAYYTYLGSLTTPPCNECVIWIVFVDPIEVSHEQLESFREMMSMKKGGCTQPSGEHRILNNYRPPLSVEQRVVSLGYL, encoded by the exons ATGGTCTGGACGGTCGGCGACTG GTGCATCTGTGTTCCGGAATCTATTGAGCTTTTATCTCAGTCGGTTCAGAAGTTTTGTGGATGTG GTCCACACTCGTATACGGCCAAGCACTTTCTTCACGCTCCCGGCCATCGTCAATCACCC ATTGATATTCATACTGACGAAGTTCGTTTGGATCCGCGTTTGAACATTAAGCGACTTACGTGGACTTACCCGAAGGAAACAATTGAATTGCACAATACAGGATATTGTTGGAAGGCTAACGTGCCTTCTGAAGGAGCCACTTTGTCTGGAGGTCCATTGTCGCACGAGTATCAACTCGCACAGTACCATTGCCATTGGGGAGAGAATGACCACGTTGGATCGGAACATCTTGTTAATGGCCAATCGTATGGAGCTGAAATTCACTTTGTCAATTGGAACACCAAATACGGAAGCTTCAACGAAGCCCTCAAATACGGAGACGGGCTGGCAGTATTGGGCGTTTTTCTTAAA GTAGGAAAAGAGAACCCAGAGCTGAATAAACTTTGTGAACTTACATGCGACATCAAGCACAAGGAAGAATGTGTACCCTTTAAGAACACTTTGGATCCAAATAAGCTTCTTCCGG AGAAAGGTGCTTATTACACATACCTGGGATCACTGACCACTCCGCCTTGCAACGAGTGTGTCATTTGGATTGTATTTGTTGATCCCATTGAAGTGTCGCACGAGCAG cTCGAATCTTTCCGCGAGATGATGTCGATGAAAAAAGGTGGTTGTACTCAGCCCAGCGGTGAACACAGAATCCTAAACAACTACCGCCCACCGTTGTCGGTTGAGCAGAGAGTAGTCAGTCTTGGGTATCTCTAA
- the LOC116934985 gene encoding uncharacterized protein LOC116934985 isoform X1 yields the protein MSDIDLEVILDRSDGEVECFLDVDNEVFFGPVTETEIEVMKPLPRKTLHPCEIAQLSKRGMTFHEWEDFKDQVQRNEMNDKAINEVYGLDPDTTEESFTSCCTSSGDVAKQLSCDIINVNNISVKSLCGPSIAPSLDNLSDSSINQKDDSSLLESSPDQSHVESVHESIIDRSQLEVSDVGELNDTWEIQERMLALAERLERGEDIPELGICHHSSGVVEYTARGSKSLKENKLKASPLDNQLHEARIFSENEGGNVNIKVQDLEECKNRKSDLEHYVAENSAALTQYPAMKLTMEERKTKSVEALAEEMDCLFLAESILETPTKKDAQTAEMCHRPSPSRAKLETPMKTPSVYGIKCQSTAFQHGSVKKAATTQNTVPKNALVASSPVGMYIRSLPEPILIENVRSAQKKKQIQSIPMIKPVPVAVKNKEGRWSVAKTPRSSSVSSKENCVQESDFVPVLPCVLHEAAASLINEQPMPSPRTMPGTRGKIGKLMERGPTPTVMKHNGRIQISRNTATSAKIIHSPMSARCVEPSNSLMEVSVLEAVGGKNFALRTQPLYLVVNN from the exons atgtccGACATAGATTTGGAAGTCATACTCGATAGATCTGACGGTGAAGTTGAATGCTTTTTGGATGTAGATAATGAAGTGTTTTTTGGTCCTGTTACTGAAACGGAGATAGAAGTTATGAAGCCTTTACCACGAAAAACTCTTCATCCATG TGAAATTGCACAACTATCAAAGAGAGGCATGACTTTCCACGAGTGGGAAGACTTCAAAGATCAAGttcaaagaaatgaaatgaatgaCAAAGCTATTAATGAAGTTTATGGTCTTGATCCTGATACTACAGAAGAGTCATTTACAAGTTGCTGCACATCAAGTGGAGATGTGGCAAAACAACTTTCATGTGACATAATAAATGTCAATAATATATCTGTTAAATCATTATGTGGACCAAGTATAGCACCCAGTTTGGATAATTTGTCTGACTCAAGCATAAACCAAAAAGATGATTCATCTCTATTAGAGTCAAGCCCTGACCAATCTCATGTTGAGTCTGTGCATGAATCAATCATAGACAGGAGTCAGCTGGAAGTTTCTGATGTTGGTGAGCTAAATGACACATGGGAAATCCAAGAAAGGATGCTTGCATTAGCTGAAAGGCTGGAAAGAGGAGAAGATATTCCTGAATTAG gtaTTTGTCATCACTCTTCAGGAGTTGTGGAGTACACAGCAAG AGGCAGCAAGTCTCtgaaggaaaacaaattgaaGGCGTCTCCGCTCGACAACCAGCTCCATGAAGCCAG GATTTTTAGTGAAAACGAAGGCGGAAATGTTAACATTAAAGTTCAGGATTTAGAGGAGTGTAAAAACAGGAAAAGCGATCTTGAACATTATGTTGCAGAAAATAGTGCTGCTCTAACTCAATATCCAGCCATGAAATTAACCATGGAAGaacgaaaaacgaaatctgTAGAAGCCCTGGCCGAAGAAATGGATTGTCTATTTTTGGCCGAAAGTATTCTAGAAACACCAACCAAGAAGGACGCGCAAACAGCTGAAATGTGCCACAGGCCTTCTCCCTCTCGGGCTAAACTTGAAACCCCTATGAAGACACCATCAGTTTATGGCATAAAATGTCAATCAACTGCTTTTCAGCACGGAAGCGTTAAGAAAGCTGCGACGACGCAAAACACGGTGCCAAAAAATGCATTAGTTGCTTCAAGTCCCGTTGGAATGTACATCCGCAGTTTGCCAGAGCCCATCTTGATTGAAAATGTCCGTTCGGcgcagaaaaaaaagcaaatacAGAGTATACCCATGATTAAGCCAGTTCCAGTCGCCGTTAAGAATAAAGAGGGACGTTGGAGTGTAGCTAAAACGCCACGAAGCAGCAGTGTTTCGTCAAAAGAGAACTGCGTTCAAGAAAGCGATTTCGTACCAGTCCTTCCATGTGTTCTACACGAAGCTGCTGCTAGCCTG ATCAACGAGCAGCCTATGCCTTCTCCTCGTACGATGCCTGGAACCAGGGGCAAAATAGGAAAACTAATGGAAAGAGGACCTACACCAACAGTTATGAAACATAATGGTCGAATTCAAATCTCCCGAAACACTGCCACGTCAGCTAAAATAATTCATTCACCGATGTCAGCAAGATGCG TTGAACCGTCGAATTCTCTTATGGAAGTTTCCGTCCTCGAGGCTGTTGGAGGGAAAAATTTTGCACTCCGAACACAACCACTATATCTGGTCGTAAATAATTAA
- the LOC123469364 gene encoding glutathione S-transferase kappa 1-like isoform X2 produces MTSSPRIKVELYYDVVSPYTWFSFEVLCRYRSHWNMNLVLRPFFLGGVMKASGNKPPMTVAPKGMYMQKDLQRNAEYFKIDIKLIEDPYNVLVQKGSLRAMRFLTAINLHCPEYLESVSRELWRRIWSKGEDIVADDSLIMAAKEAKMEENDIEKCLSKMDDSETKDALRMATEQAVDYGMVSQRF; encoded by the exons ATGACGTCCTCTCCGAGAATCAAAGTTGAATTGTACTATGACGTTGTGTCTCCATATACTTGGTTTAGTTTCGAG GTTCTGTGTCGCTATAGGTCTCATTGGAATATGAATCTAGTGCTTCGACCATTTTTCCTTGGAGGGGTTATGAAGGCATCTGGAAATAAGCCACCAATGACAGTAGCACCAAAAGGTATGTACATGCAGAAGGATCTTCAAAGAAATGCAGAATACTTTAAGATTGATATAAAACTTATAGAG GATCCATACAATGTGCTTGTTCAAAAAGGATCATTGAGAGCCATGAGGTTTCTAACTGCTATAAATCTTCATTGTCCTGAGTATCTAGAGAGTGTTTCTCGTGAGTTGTGGCGTAGAATTTGGTCTAAA GGAGAAGATATAGTGGCAGACGACAGCCTCATAATGGCGGCGAAAGAAGCCAAGATGGAAGAAAATGACATTGAGAAATGTTTGAGTAAAATGGATGATTCAGAAACAAAAGATGCCTTAAGAATGGCTACCGAACAGGCAGTTGATTACGGG ATGGTGAGCCAACGTTTCTAA
- the LOC116935306 gene encoding PTB domain-containing engulfment adapter protein 1 — protein sequence MMRTSNLLRWTNNTKNGSNNKSNNKNWIHTPESLMHGHIAYLVKFLGNTDVEHPKGIEVVKEGIRKLRFSQQLRKAEGQRTPKVELTVSVDGVAIQEPKGKRILHQYPLHRISYCADDKAEKKFFSFIAKEEDSEKHTCYVFVSDKLAEEITLTIGQAFDLAYRRFLESSGREVEGRRQVSQLQEKLDNLERQNQVLRRRLLELSNLVDNNKMAGFLESEGVSNVLDVALDSENVSSLNGSTTTTNRSTNGGKQDETLINFHTNDRPNTVPQINNQYPNLPPVPPRSFEAKGVKSDIAMGDFVESDDDFDPRGSDTTIMNNNARNATINVPLGFLSTLQPKIEKKNGKSPHEKDIFGAEPFGENSTDPFGMADFGRVVSQTDQEINFNTGVLNRRMTEMQEGFTRGISFEGDDFNLESLDPLRL from the exons ATGATGAGAACTTCCAACCTTCTGCGCTGGACAAATAACACTAAGAAtggcagcaacaacaaaagcaacaacaaaaattggaTTCACACACCGGAATCTCTCATGCACGGCCACATCGCCTATCTAGTCAAG TTTTTGGGAAATACGGACGTTGAACATCCTAAAGGGATTGAAGTAGTGAAAGAAGGCATTCGCAAGCTGCGTTTTTCTCAACAGCTTCGCAAAGCCGAAGGCCAACGAACCCCAAAAGTTGAATTGACTGTCTCCGTTGATGGTGTCGCCATTCAAGAACCGAAAGGAAAG CGAATTCTTCATCAGTATCCCCTTCATCGTATTTCCTATTGTGCAGACGATAAAGCGGAAAAGaagtttttcagttttatcGCCAAAGAAGAGGATTCGGAAAAACATACCTGCTATGTTTTTGTTAGTGACAAACTG GCCGAGGAAATAACATTGACTATTGGTCAAGCCTTTGACCTGGCCTACCGTCGATTTTTAGAAAGCAGTGGGCGAGAAGTCGAAGGCCGTCGACAAGTGAGCCAACTGCAGGAAAAGCTTGACAACTTGGAACGTCAAAATCAAGTCCTCCGTCGTCGCCTTCTCGAATTGAGCAATTTGGTCGACAATAATAAAATGGCTGGATTCTTAGAATCCGAAGGG GTGTCCAACGTGTTGGATGTGGCGCTGGATTCGGAGAATGTTTCCTCATTGAACGGTTCCACAACTACAACCAACCGATCGACTAACGGTGGGAAACAGGATGAGACACTGATCAACTTTCACACTAATGACAGACCCAATACGGTACCGCAAATAAACAATCAGTATCCAAATTTGCCACCAGTTCCACCTCGATCTTTTGAAGCCAAAGGAGTGAAATC CGACATCGCCATGGGAGATTTTGTTGAAAGCGACGATGACTTTGATCCTCGTGGTAGCGATACTACAATTATGAATAACAACGCACGCAACGCCACCATAAATGTGCCTTTAG GATTTCTTTCAACACTACAACCcaaaatcgaaaagaaaaacggaaaaagcCCGCATGAGAAGGATATTTTCGGCGCAGAACCGTTTGGAGAAAATAGCACCGACCCCTTTGGTATGGCAGATTTCGGACGAGTCGTTTCGCAGACAGACCAAGAAATTAATTTCAACACGGGTGTCTTAAATCGGCGTATGACTGAAATGCAAGAAGGTTTCACACGAGGAATTTCATTTGAAGGCGACGATTTTAATCTGGAAAGCCTAGATCCTCTACGTCTTTGA
- the LOC123469364 gene encoding glutathione S-transferase kappa 1-like isoform X1, with the protein MTSSPRIKVELYYDVVSPYTWFSFEVLCRYRSHWNMNLVLRPFFLGGVMKASGNKPPMTVAPKGMYMQKDLQRNAEYFKIDIKLIEDPYNVLVQKGSLRAMRFLTAINLHCPEYLESVSRELWRRIWSKGEDIVADDSLIMAAKEAKMEENDIEKCLSKMDDSETKDALRMATEQAVDYGAFGAPTMVVHTKEGPEMFFGSDRFPLVAQMMNEVWKGPIPDQKSKL; encoded by the exons ATGACGTCCTCTCCGAGAATCAAAGTTGAATTGTACTATGACGTTGTGTCTCCATATACTTGGTTTAGTTTCGAG GTTCTGTGTCGCTATAGGTCTCATTGGAATATGAATCTAGTGCTTCGACCATTTTTCCTTGGAGGGGTTATGAAGGCATCTGGAAATAAGCCACCAATGACAGTAGCACCAAAAGGTATGTACATGCAGAAGGATCTTCAAAGAAATGCAGAATACTTTAAGATTGATATAAAACTTATAGAG GATCCATACAATGTGCTTGTTCAAAAAGGATCATTGAGAGCCATGAGGTTTCTAACTGCTATAAATCTTCATTGTCCTGAGTATCTAGAGAGTGTTTCTCGTGAGTTGTGGCGTAGAATTTGGTCTAAA GGAGAAGATATAGTGGCAGACGACAGCCTCATAATGGCGGCGAAAGAAGCCAAGATGGAAGAAAATGACATTGAGAAATGTTTGAGTAAAATGGATGATTCAGAAACAAAAGATGCCTTAAGAATGGCTACCGAACAGGCAGTTGATTACGGG GCTTTTGGTGCACCAACTATGGTGGTTCATACTAAAGAAGGCCCAGAAATGTTTTTCGGATCGGATCGCTTCCCACTGGTGGCCCAAATGATGAATGAAGTCTGGAAGGGACCGATTCCAGATCAAAAGAGTAAACTGTGA
- the LOC116934650 gene encoding activating signal cointegrator 1 complex subunit 2, protein MNSLEKRTIFITEGGKTSGAPALSPKWIESRKFLHFLPPSVISNGIDLKEWCEVTQFIKNDLHWLLKLPHHKFWSQTIYDKSLHSSLVSFLQEAPRFYSEEKDILKASPPAWNLFKETQKLVFLTFIRMATHKESKDSYISPEAFGKLIYDNFIFDVPKMMDLSILFGPTNSVLLSRMFKNIFTNQPKYKFDLEETAKGLTKVFQLVLGELGLDSSQAAGSVNYGSLSTEEIDELVTYILDISATLWYFVDIYPEATLILIKANIQNQLADFYEKSIPYLCRQVEIMPQNVKEKMTRNLNSGRKFLLQIYNALLHSGSIRLLLSQSNEDASWDREQPVELWLDWLTCLVSERQRHFLIDYNLIFQVQDDIDLITQLGIQMDSTRVEYVKVGLKEFRVEFGLSLTPASLRASDGGVDPVKMSGLILQVKELLPDLQENFIQICLKHYDFNPEAVINAVLEDNLPPHLNEGHSVPDTQPIPEVFVGFEEPTDISKKTRTKTVHFNEMREVLNDKQDMKSLILDRVDEQLAAEYEDEYDDTYDGHAVGSEEPDAHNGEEEFRRSFVVPRVLRPKMEEESDDEEDFHQSEEKPKDHFVTNPEEMRVLAEQRRLSRRGNYRPGPAPSQRNVVGGPRGQGQEKETIVARRHKTENKTRGANHNRRYMADRKRREF, encoded by the exons ATGAATTCCCTTGAAAAACGAACAATTTTTATTACTGAGGGTGGAAAAACTAGTGGTGCACCGGCGttg AGTCCAAAGTGGATTGAAAGCAGgaaatttcttcatttcctaCCTCCGTCAGTTATTTCAAACGGTATCGATCTAAAGGAATGGTGTGAAGTCACCCAGTTTATAAAAAATGATCTGCATTGGCTACTGAAACTTCCACATCATAA ATTCTGGTCACAGACTATATATGACAAATCCTTGCATTCCAGCCTAGTTTCCTTTCTTCAAGAGGCACCTCGGTTTTattcagaagaaaaagacatcTTGAAAGCTTCTCCTCCTGCATGGAATTTATTTAAAGAAACTCAAAAATTGGTGTTTCTTACCTTTATCCGCATGGCTACTCATAAAGAATCCAAG GATTCCTATATAAGTCCAGAAGCTTTTGGAAAGCTGATCTATGACAATTTCATCTTTGATGTTCCAAAGATGATGGATTTGTCTATTCTGTTTGGCCCAACCAATTCAGTACTACTGAGTAGAATgttcaaaaacatttttaccAATCAGCCAAAGTACAAGTTTGACCTGGAAGAAACTGCCAAAGGCTTAACCAAG GTTTTTCAACTTGTTTTAGGCGAACTTGGTCTAGACAGTAGCCAGGCAGCTGGAAGTGTTAATTATGGATCGTTGTCCACCGAAGAAATTGATGAGCTCGTCACATACATTCTGGATATTAGTGCGACGTTATGGTATTTCGTGGATATTTATCCTGAAGCAACTTTGATTCTCATCAAAGCGAACATTCAAAACCA ACTGGCTGATTTTTATGAAAAGAGCATCCCGTATTTGTGTCGCCAGGTTGAAATTATGCCTCAaaatgtgaaagaaaaaatgactCGGAACCTGAATTCAGGCCGAAAGTTTCTTCTACAAATCTACAACGCCCTGTTGCATTCCGGTTCAATCAGACTTCTTCTATCGCAAAG CAATGAGGACGCTTCTTGGGACAGAGAACAACCCGTGGAACTGTGGCTAGATTGGTTAACTTGTTTAGTTTCAGAGCGTCAACGTCATTTCCTTATTGACTATaaccttatttttcaagtccaagaTGATATTGATTTAATCACCCAATTAGGGATTCAAAT GGATAGCACGCGGGTTGAATACGTAAAAGTAGGGTTGAAAGAATTTCGAGTGGAGTTTGGCTTATCCTTAACACCAGCAAGTCTAAGGGCTTCTGACGGTGGAGTGGATCCTGTGAAGATGAGCGGGCTTATTCTTCAAGTGAAAGAACTTTTGCCTGATCTCCAGGAGAATTTCATTCAG atttgtttgaaacatTACGATTTCAACCCCGAAGCTGTCATAAACGCAGTGTTAGAAGACAATCTACCGCCTCACTTGAACGAGGGCCACAGCGTTCCAGATACTCAACCAATTCCAGAAGTCTTCGTCGGTTTTGAAGAACCGACAGATATatcaaagaaaacaaggaCGAA GACCGTTCATTTCAATGAAATGCGTGAAGTCTTGAACGACAAGCAGGATATGAAAAGCCTGATTCTAGATCGCGTCGATGAACAACTTGCAGCTGAA TATGAAGACGAATATGACGACACCTATGATGGCCATGCTGTTGGTTCCGAAGAGCCAGATGCACACAATGGAGAGGAAGAGTTCCGAAGATCGTTTGTGGTCCCTCGTGTCTTGCGACcgaaaatggaagaagaatcagatgatgaagaagattTCCACCAGTCGGAAGAGAAGCCCAAGGATCACTTTGTAACGAATCCAGAAGAAATGCGAGTGCTAGCGGAACAGAGACGGTTGAGTAGGCGAGGCAATTATAGACCTGGTCCGGCACCATCGCAACGAAATGTCGTTG GCGGCCCACGTGGTCAAGGCCAGGAAAAGGAAACTATCGTTGCCCGCCGTCACAAAACGGAGAACAAAACACGAGGCGCCAATCATAACAGAAGATACATGGCGGATAGAAAAAGACGGGAATTTTAA